Below is a genomic region from Citrobacter tructae.
TTTTACCTGGCAGGAAATAGAGAAAGATGGGTTTCTCATTGATGAGAAAATAGAAATTTTACTCTCTTCAGATTCTGCTGTCGGTGTGGCCAAAAGCGTAGGGCTGGGAATACTTGGGTTTTCTGATGCTTTAATGCGACTTCAACCCGATCTTTTAATCCTATTAGGCGATCGGTTTGAAGCGCTTGCTGCAGCACAAACAGCGATGTTCCTTCGTATTCCAGTCATGCATCTGCACGGCGGCGAAATAACCGAAGGGGCATATGATGATGCAATTCGCCATGCTATCACCAAACTTAGTTACCTCCATGGCGTCTCGACTGAAGTACATCGCCATCGGGTTATCCAGTTGGGCGAAGCGCCTTCCAGAGTTGTAAACGTCGGAGCGGTAGGGCTTGATCATCTGCAAAGAAGTTCGTTCCTAGCCTTAGATAAATTAGCATCTTCACTCAACTTTGCGTTGCAGCGTCCCTACTTCTTGGTGTCCTATCACCCGGTAACATTAGGCAATGAACCTGCGCAGGAGAGTTTTAGCCAATTATTATCCGCGCTGGATGCCTTTCCTGAATATCAGATTATTTTAACCTGGCCAAATGCTGACGATGGTGGCAGGAAGATCATTAACCAACTGGAAAAGTATGCGCAAAGAAATCCGCAACGCGTCCTTGCGATCCCATCCCTTGGACAGCATCGTTATCTCAGCGCCATCAAGCACGCTGCTGCATTAATCGGTAATTCTTCCAGCGGCATTATTGAAGCTCCTGCATTTCATGTTCCGACAGTAAACATTGGCGAAAGACAACGTGGACGAATCGCCGCTAAAAGCGTTCTCCACAGTCCCGTTATCACCGAGAATATCGTCCAAACCATTCATCAAGCACTCAATCATACTTATAAAACTGCCGATGAAATCATTATTAACCCCTATGGACAAGGTGATGCCAGTGCAAAGATTCTGACCATGATTAAATCAACACAATTTAGTTCCCAGAAAACATTTTACGATCTGAAGTGAATAACAATGACATTAATTATTGCAGAAGCGGGTGTTAATCATAACGGAGATGAACAACTGGCGTTTGAACTTGTAGATGCTGCACATAAAGCAGGTGCGGACATTATTAAATTTCAAACATTTAAGGCCCATAATCTTGTCACTGAACATGCTCAACAGGCTGATTATCAAATTGCCAATACGCAAAAACAAGAATCACAGCTCGCGATGCTTAGCCGACTTGAACTTTCGTGGGACGCTCATCACACACTGGCAAAATACTGTCATTCGCTGGGGATAGAGTTTCTCTCTACGGCATTCGACTCAGAAAGTCTCCATTTTCTCGTCCACGATCTGGGGTTAACACGTTTAAAATTACCCTCCGGCGAATTGACCAACGCTCCACTGGTTCTGGAGTATGCGAGGAGCGGCTGCAACATCATTGTTTCTACTGGCATGGCCTCGTTATCTGAAATTGAATCAGCCCTTAGCGTTA
It encodes:
- the neuC gene encoding UDP-N-acetylglucosamine 2-epimerase, whose translation is MKIAVFTGTRAEYGLMYWLMKDIQADPTLQLQLLVSGMHLSPEFGFTWQEIEKDGFLIDEKIEILLSSDSAVGVAKSVGLGILGFSDALMRLQPDLLILLGDRFEALAAAQTAMFLRIPVMHLHGGEITEGAYDDAIRHAITKLSYLHGVSTEVHRHRVIQLGEAPSRVVNVGAVGLDHLQRSSFLALDKLASSLNFALQRPYFLVSYHPVTLGNEPAQESFSQLLSALDAFPEYQIILTWPNADDGGRKIINQLEKYAQRNPQRVLAIPSLGQHRYLSAIKHAAALIGNSSSGIIEAPAFHVPTVNIGERQRGRIAAKSVLHSPVITENIVQTIHQALNHTYKTADEIIINPYGQGDASAKILTMIKSTQFSSQKTFYDLK